TATTTGGTTGGGGCAAGTCTCCCGAAGTAGGACACCAATGATCATGTCCATCATTAGTGATATCTTCAAAGATAGGTTCCAGATTGTCCTCATTACGAATACCTTGGTTTTGAAACCTTCCACAACCAGAAATGTCCTATTGAAACAAGTCCATCTATAATTATCACAAATGAAATAGATTAAATGCAGCAAGTACATGTAAATGATAAAGAAAACACTTACCACTTTGGCCTTCCTCCACCATTCGGCGTCCTGATTGATGGTTCCTCTTTCCCAGCCAGCACCTGTTTGTTTCAACAACAACTTTTTCCATATACCATACTCATTCTTCAATTTATCCCATTTGTTCTtgatttgcttcttcttttaaCTCGATGCCTGTCTTATCTTTAAACCTCTGGGCAATCTCCTCATATGCAACATTATTCAGGTGGCTATTTGGACGATTTCCACGGTGAACTTGGTCGGCAAACAACTCAGTAATAATTCTAGTATTATCATCATTCCAATTGACGGCGGCCATTCTTCAAATAAATTATCCAATAGAGTTATTCAGTGCACCATCTTATGGGTAGAAGAAatgaacatatatatatgtgtgtgtattaCCAATCTGGGCATACAACAATTTGATAACATATTTCTATTTCTGATATATGAACATAAATCTGGGCATACAACAATTTGGTAACATATTTCAATTTGTGATATATGAACAATTTGGTACGGAGTAAGATAAATGAGAGGATGAGAGAAACAAATAAgaggaaacaaaagaagaagacctgCTACCTTCTAGTTCCAGGCTCAATCGATGGAGAAGAGGAATCAGAGAGAAGAACTTGGTTTAGAGGCGGCAATGTCCTGCAGAATTAGCACATTCGGTTTCTGTTAATTGAAATCGGAGAGGACGCAGCCTCTCTTTGTCACAAAAAAAGGGAGTAGCTCCGGTCAGAGGGAATAGAGGGGGACGGCGAAGTTGGTACCTTCTTAGCGGCGGCGAATCCCCTTGGCGGCAGGCTTGAGGGCGCGGGAGAACGAGGCGAACGAGATCGAGGGCGCGGGAGAACGGGCAggctcgccggagaaggatCCCGGCGGGAGCACCGGAGATGGATGGCGGCCAGCTCTACTAGGGCTGAAGATGagccgccatggcctccgcCCGTCTCGATCTGTTTCCCTGTCAATGGCGATTGGAGGGAGACGAGGAGTCGGGCCTGGGGCTTGGGATAGAAAGATAACGGTTTGGTTCAGTAATGGCATTGGTGGGTAAATTATTTCAAGTTTAGGTGAAATGGAGCAGGTGAAACACCTCTTTCTTGGCTCCAGTAAAATGAACTAGAGAGGTATATGACTTCATTTCAGCTATGTGGTGAAGTTTAGAGCGTTTGGGACGACTTCACCTGATCCACTGCTGAAGCTGTGAAGTGGAGCCCTCCCAAACAGGCTCTATATATGGTCTAAGCATGTCACATATAACTGAACAATCATTTCACATGTTTACAATGAGAGAAATGATGATCTCCATGATTAAACCAGACGTATATGACAACAATGACACACCTACAGCAATTCATATGAAAAAGAACTCTTGAAACTGATTATAACCTATACGGCTACTCACTATGATAAGCTCCCATGTCCAACCTGAAGGATATGAAGGATACTGATCCATGTAGGccatgcttgtttttttttttgcgaggaatgTAGGCCATGCTTGTTGCCAACCTCCTCACAATAGCCAATAATCCTGCGCAGCTCTTACCACTAAATATATTGTAGCCCTTCTCTATGTATAGAGGTTATCCAGCGGCACAAACAGGATCACGCTCAACTGCAGGAATATGAACATGGAAATAATCATATAACATCTGAAAAAACTGACTACTGAAAACCGATAGGCTAGCATGTACCCTCTTCATATATCCTAGGGAACATCTGAAAATTCTGAAGTACCTTCTGTAGCTTCTCCCTATGCCTTCCTGCACTGAAAACGGAAATAGTGTGCTTTGAACAAACAGTCATCTGAAGAATCAGTTGGATCCGAGGCAAGTTTTCAAAGTAAACATGAAATCAAGAAATCCAGATCAGGTCAGCCACAATTAAGTTCATTCTCCCTCAATTCAATGGCTCAAAATAAAAGCCACAATCTTTGTGTGCATACATACATTGATTAGAATAGTTTGTTATCAGGTTAGCACGGCCATTACAGAAGATATAAATCTTCGTCAAGGTGCAAAGCATTGGCATAGCATCTTAAGCACATTAGTACATAACTACCTACCTCCAAGTTCATAGATTCAGTTTAAGGACcccataattaattaatatacACATGGCAATAACCTTGATACCACCACAACAGCACAATTGCGAGGAGGTCAGAATCAGCAGCTTACCTGACGAGATGCTAATCCTGATCCTCGACAAGCTAGACGCACgcacaacaacaaccaccaCCATCCTTCCCAAGCGATGGCTGGATCTTCCTCGGCGATCGCACACGCGACCTCTCCGTCCATGAACTCCTTCCTCCACGCTACCACATGCTGAAACAGACCGGAGCTCAAGGCATGGTACGAAGCAGAGAAGAACTCACAGCACCTAACTGATTTCTCGGTCGTTTGTACAAACTACAAAGAGAGAGTTAAGAGGGAGATAGCGGGCAAGCACCTTCGCTTCATGGGAAGAGTGGTGGAGATGGAGGCCAAGGTTCGGCGGGGTaggagcagcggcgccggcggggcagGCGAAGGGCTTCAGCGGCGCCAGGAGAATAGCGAGGAGAAGATGGGGCGGCGCCGATCTGGAGGGCTGCGGTtcgccgggaggaggcggcgacggggaaAGGAGGCGGCACTGGGGGCGGAGTGGTAGGAGAGGGacaggcgacggcggcaaATCGGGACAACGTCGGAGAGAGGAAGCCAGCAAGTGGTGGCGGCGCAAGAGAAGGAGGgtcgagggagagggaggcgtTTCTTTTCCTGTCTACGGGTGTTTTTTTCGTTCGTGGCGAGGAAATCACGAGGGATCTCGGTGTCGCCGGTGGCATCAGCCTAATATCGGTGAAAACGACCGACGGTCGGACGGACCAACATAAGCACACGTACgaaactgcaaattaagtaACAGTAAAGAAAGATATAATGAAAATCTTCGAGAAAGATTTCCTTTGAAGTTATGGATCACCAAATAGCTATGGTTAAATAAATAGTAATTAGAAATTGTGAAATCATTCTTTGGTCAAATCAATTCTCGACAAGTGACCGGTGTGGGCTTCTTTCTCTCCCGACAAGCGGAGAGGGCGGGACGATGAACAAAACGAACAGGAAGCGATGCGGTGAGCGACAACGCCGGATATTGAGTCAAAGCGACAAAGGCGATGACAGAGAGCGAGAAGGTAATGAGCGTCGATGAGGTAAATCTACTGACCGAACTTAGGGTTAAGGGGTTGATTGGACGTTAGGAAGATGGGCTGACCCTGGACTTTAGAAGGATGGACAAGAGCAGCGGCAGACCGACAGTGGTAGCGGTTGGGGCACGACAGGGCGATGAGGCGTTGCGGTAGTGCGCAAACTGTGGCCGGCGAGTAGCGCGGCGGTGGCCCCATCTCCTTGTTACGCCCCATTCTGGTTGAAATCCAATGAGGCGAAACTCTTCCCCTTTAACTTGttttctgaaaaagaaaaatgtgctTTCTTTATTGCTGGTACTTCAATTGGTTTATGTGTAGCTATTTCAACCTTTCTCATTTTCCATAATTATTAGAAGATACTACCGCTTCATAATAGGTGGCATGTCGCATAACGCCATAGGAAAGGTCAAAGTAAAGGGATAAAGAGACAGCAGAGATCTAAAAAGCAGCTGTGTGTCAGTTAATCTGGGCCCTCAATCTACAAGcaaagacgaggaggagccgtACGTCTTCCCAAGAGGAAAATAGGCCAAAGAGTAGAAAGGGggagaaaaacaagaaaagaaatgatcgCTGCCCCCGTGACCGGCGACATCCCGaccggagcgccgccgcctgctccggaggaggaggctgggcCTCCGCCGTATGGATCGGTAGTCCTCGGCGGCACCTTCGACCGCCTACACgacggccaccgccgcctcctcaaGGTATCTGCTGCAGCACAGAACGCGCAACTGTCAAACTTTAGCCTTCCCTCTCGATTACCTAGAACCGCCGCTAATTAGACCTTTCTTCTTTGGGGGTTGTGGTTCGTGGATGGCAGGCCTCGGCGGATTTGGCCAGGGATCGGATTGTGGTGGGCGTATGCACGGGCCCCATGCTCGCTAAGAAGGAGGTGAAATATCTCACCTTTATATACCCAAAAAAGAGTTTCTTCTTGCCTACGATTGGCCATCCATTCTTTCAGTTATGAAGCTTGTGCTTTCGATGCCATATGTAGTACTCTGAGCTGATCGAGCCGGTCGAGAAGCGCATCAAAGCCGTGGGGGATTACATCAAGGTTTGTGATTATCGTGTCCCCTTTAGTtcctgtgatttttttttccgagaaaATGCAAGAGCATGCGTCTCGCTGCATTGACAAAGTCCCCTTAGTTCTAGTGAATCCTGGTAGCAGAGACTTGAAAAATGTTGAGTAATGAAAAGTAATAAGGTCGATTTGCTTGGATAACTAGATGGTCATTGTTTGCTGTTTGTGCGGTCTGGTTATGTATGTATCCAAGCTGTGAATATGGTTTGGTTGCATATTGGTTGTTTTAGTCTTTAGAGTGGAGATTCTGCAGTCATGGAGAGAATTTATTTTATGGACAGGATTGTTTGTTATTAAGCGGCTTGATGCTTTTGATGCACATTTAGAAGTTCCATACTGAGTGCTTTGAAATGAAGTTTGTGATATTTGAGGACTGAGCTGGGATCTCTGAATGTTGTTCTACTCGTGAATTCTCTTTTGTTTTATGATTGATAGAGTATCTCATTGTACTGAAGAGCTCTTCCTACTTATCTAAactttttctttgcttctgTACGGTTAATTTGTTGCAGAATTTctgaaaacaaattattttgcaTTCCATTTTGGAGACAAGTGTTTATGGACTCTGAACTTGTAGGGTTATCACTTATCAGTTTCACATCGAATGTGCAATTTGACATAATGATATAGCTCTGTGTGGGGTACCAGGTGGAGCAACCAAAAAGTGAAAATGTTCATGTGTTCATGTTTTGTCATCCAGTGATTGTTTATGATGCTCCACCAAAGCTCATGATTGGTCTGTCGTAAAATGCAGTCTATTAAACCAGAACTGATAGTACAAGTGGAGCCTATTGGGGATCCCTATGGCCCATCCATTATTGATGAAAAGTTGGATGCCATTATTGTCAGGTATACATACATTTGCATTATCGCTTTTCTGGCTTTTAGCTATCGCTAATTGTCATTTTTGTTCTGTCATGCATGTGACCTGATTGAAAGGCTAAAATCATCCTTCCACTAACTTCAAAACTGCATTGAAAACATCTAAAATATCTCAATACTGAATACATATTTGCAGTTCAATATTGGACCTGGAAATATGATGTGTCCTAATCAAGTAAAAGTCCTTGTTTACTTTAAACTTGTTTTCTTATTGTGCCTCATTTGATGTGGCAATGTCTCTTATGTTCAGCAAGGAGACACTAAATGGTGGACTTGCTGTAAATcagaaaagagaagacaaaGGACTGCCATTGTTAAAGGTGTAATCATGGGTTATATATTTCCTTAGTTTGATATGATAGAGAATGGAGCATATAACTGAACTGATGACCTTGATTGCAGGTTGAGGTTGTTGATCTTTTATCTGGAGGTGCAGAGGGGGAAAAGTTGAGTTCATCTGCTTTACGGAAGCTCGAGGCAGAGCAAACTCAACaacaaaaggaaacaataGCTAATCAAGAAGGTGTTTAGAGATGAAAATTACTTGAACCTTGTTAGCTGCATATGCAAATCTTAAGTGATCCGCCCAGAGCTtgttagaaaaaaaacagaaatagcaTTTTGGTTACCTTTCTGAAGAAATGGTCTTGAAACATCAGCCCGTGCCCCTGTAATAGTATATTACTCTACTGCGAAGGGTATAAACTTATAAACTCGATGTTGGCAAGCTTGACTAACCAAAATGTACACATGTTTTGTACTGGCATGGCCATCAGAATGTAAAAGACACCTTGAGGTCCTTTGGAATAATGGCAAAATATTTGACGAATGAATTTGGCACACTGGTGGCAGTCGAGCCTCTCCTgctgttctcaaaaaaaaaaggcacacTTCTTTGACATACTCATGTGATGTATCCTTCATAAGAACTCATCCAATATAACTGACCATTTGCTTCCGTATTCCTTGACTGTTGTTCCCAGGGCCCTCCCTTCAGTTATCTatatgcaaaataaataataataattctAGTGACTAAAGAAATGTGGAACTAGTTATCTTCCTTGTCCATGAGCCTTCCGTGGTTATATAGAATTataaaatagtactccctccgattcataattagtgtctcagatttaatACAAAGTTAGTGCA
This is a stretch of genomic DNA from Brachypodium distachyon strain Bd21 chromosome 1, Brachypodium_distachyon_v3.0, whole genome shotgun sequence. It encodes these proteins:
- the LOC100835756 gene encoding phosphopantetheine adenylyltransferase 1; translated protein: MIAAPVTGDIPTGAPPPAPEEEAGPPPYGSVVLGGTFDRLHDGHRRLLKASADLARDRIVVGVCTGPMLAKKEYSELIEPVEKRIKAVGDYIKSIKPELIVQVEPIGDPYGPSIIDEKLDAIIVSKETLNGGLAVNQKREDKGLPLLKVEVVDLLSGGAEGEKLSSSALRKLEAEQTQQQKETIANQEGV